GGAGGAAGGGTTTCCCGCCGCGCACGCGGAACGGTCCGCCTCCTGTGGGTGAACCACAGGAGGCGGACCGTTCGGTGCGTCCTGGTGTACGCGCCGTGGCGCGCGGGGCCGGGCAGGCTTCGCGCGGGGCCCGGCAGGCTCCGCGCGGTGCGAGCGGCGGCTCAGACCGCTGCCTTCTTCAGGCGGCGTCGCTCGCGCTCGGAGAGGCCGCCCCAGATGCCGAACCGCTCGTCGTTCTGCAAGGCGTATTCGAGGCATTCGGAACGGACCTCGCAGGCGAGGCAGACCTTCTTGGCCTCTCGGGTCGAGCCGCCCTTCTCGGGGAAGAAGGACTCGGGATCGGTCTGGGCGCACAGCGCGCGCTCCTGCCAGCCGAGTTCTTCGTCCGCGTCCTCGACCAGCAGTTCCTGGAACAACTCGGTCATGTGCGCCCCTCGTCTGTTCTGTGCGTCCCCGTGGTCTTGCCGTTGCGAACCCGGCCGAACGACACGAGTGAAATTACAAGTTCGTGCTCTGCGCGAGTCAAGCCGAGATCTGCTATTGGGCCTCGTATTCACTCTGCGGAACCAAGCCTATGCGGAAAGTGTTCAAATCACCAAAAACCGAGACACATGCCACCGGCCTGGATGCGCCGCGCGCAGCCCTCTCAGGGGAGGACGTCCGAGACTTGGATCTTGTTGCGATCCAGCCATGGAAGCGATCCGGATCACAGTCCGATCACGGACCAGCCGGGGACCGCGTGGTGACCGAGCGTGGTCGCTCACGCGGGTGCCGCCATGTTTACGGGCACGCTTGAAGCGCCATCTGTCCTGGTCCGCGGCTGAACAAACCTTTCTCCGCGCACTGTAACCGGATGAGGTGAAACATTACCCCCAAATCGGGCATTGAGTTGACAGTCGGGTACCGTTCCGGCCACCTTTGGTGGCATGCCAGCGACCGCAGCGCTCTCCGCGACCCACCGCCGTGGGT
This sequence is a window from Streptomyces sp. NBC_00691. Protein-coding genes within it:
- a CDS encoding WhiB family transcriptional regulator encodes the protein MTELFQELLVEDADEELGWQERALCAQTDPESFFPEKGGSTREAKKVCLACEVRSECLEYALQNDERFGIWGGLSERERRRLKKAAV